A portion of the Channa argus isolate prfri chromosome 19, Channa argus male v1.0, whole genome shotgun sequence genome contains these proteins:
- the LOC137104592 gene encoding LIM domain-containing protein isoform X2, with protein sequence MDWKSNLRRSQSLRSVSSSCDKPTWTEAGLRDKKASVSQLVSRYQTTLDVSTSTQAASVNNGEAKLAQVLKEESKDTYLECLMRRNDEKLQSRAKTNLSRSKSMGSLQNSTGSIKALKALFESKAATQNKVKSNFRAAHSTSAYKAAHIPVINGDTEEVVNNIRKERRKTIGGIDFEEIAASEFDEKRRSIGDFRDSSFIHNKEKLGISVKAMSAHYLSKVAPQDTNHSLLKPVQDQPSEMGKSAKLSKMLKESQQRRDDLPPPTSARHEAGPEDASAAHSQQSMPDQLSKEKLYQQRQKCELRRLMKHTHPELKMLDEVVDDELAEVLGSESGLTAGETGYEGEVLTRRLIFENKVSAYTPKMHITDRKVERANVSKTSAVFEGQEEKPLHSESVEGMMMGEDKTFTSGSFSNREFEKEIIKTDVQATRRIFESQSVNMPRTKPDNKLKGQTSNSGEEMGAVQKHKPEFKNPSKENMHSENKSSSTDVTEWLHKQVSHDGGQSPDLEFSDKEEVSTVVTIVDDDPANLSGPEGFEEMFKTSADLFKNNPFISKNIERENSYVLTSVSQIPANPSGTDMESLITNVKNRAHLFESMPFDRIRHQNKDEVETMVENIKETLNCLYHVNAIHSDGSIIEVNETMIAKKAKFTLSESGPMIKYDEVAEGGAQNFLLQLIPRANLKPQITYLKEDSKGCKEATVVNVPLQHHQFTTSQDTQFKTANMVQLVEDMLNQDNSLRKGVIIQEDETSCAEVIVYSLYNYFDEEDVKSYSPQADAAENDEPETEKSDTSKAGNQGVRKGIVKSTINCLTETSQDQSCPRSITPELTVKGNVKLFKSCIEKGDLEYLKTLQAVEEQELAPNQTVAGQVTELLHEHRGDQAEESASEWAPVDIKRLKSMFSGDQKQTQTKQRFHKNHAAISPGFTGQNVAMVQTPAECNIGVFSHGQEKKTFREECASPLGSYTHLETRDKDTKLLQADLVEAVDENDEMSNLQGALPSLQQATTQTKSLSPHEKQKFFDQVSGEEPVLSVTAGDAQHSELSPENENQKVDSFADEPPLTFNVPSKHKSNHKYSAVVGSFETAPAQQLEEECVFEGKLQAALESLGRSNINITKGDFRAAMIYRNSSKPLKESSQNVDIAAVKESTVEGPLCPVTEAKSPEVPLRQEKEDVTVINAECQSQSQALYRPAISKKIKGPVGPKPAIPPKPEHLKIKQTGTQSANTRNPETTQTNASRPEMKTQRNKEPVLQPPAKKSASCMDGNKTEPSKTKSSADLEAGHKDEDFSQDSQEKYQVQGFYMTLESDNTDKNTLNKPEVKNAEAEETRPKDFSVKDTEIETDDSRVEFHEACQKFGGKKAFAVKSAPVKPKRVKIAQPDIHTHVDPKPQQTLTGQSSNNTNTSAQSVDSKDGREKEMKQESKVELREKKGRTETEDECRQQLSVHIDEIVKGNITAAMEIFDNLRKQEELQCILSQVEDIEQDTSEVDVRSLRKVFENIPDWVVSEDKKREKKVKVEDREEKSLLLSDNTESKSSMAHVFGDLERASEEIMNLKEQTLARLKGIEEAIKKALYSVSTLKSDSDIAGLSCLFKESLGAVQESPLTGNISRKSIGSSRTKSQQAEKRPTSSENEAQSAGQSAGAEAVFEKQQASPLSSPAFASIQSAARRTTPSTMCPTCQQNQNSEKIFRTTMTLTSNSRTQNRKGDHRKGAQHQSTYNSLGTEQELGVLEVHTDSEGNSVAGTKTGTEGYERTDNVGNQFHSTKTSTVVITQPEAMTSAGQTLVRPTHQDRVTTQPEVRQPINQKP encoded by the exons ATGGACTGGAAGAGTAACCTGCGACGGTCTCAGTCACTGAGGAGCGTCTCCTCATCATGTGACAAGCCTACCTGGACAGAGGCAGGCCTGCGGGATAAGAAAGCATCTGTGTCCCAGTTAGTTTCCAG GTATCAAACTACATTGGACGTGAGCACATCCACTCAAGCTGCTTCAGTAAATAATGGGGAAGCAAAGTTAGCACAAGTGTTAAAGGAG GAGAGTAAAGACACTTACCTCGAGTGTCTGATGAGGAGAAATGATGAGAAACTGCAGTCTCGAGCCAAAACCAATCTGAGCCGGAGTAAGTCGATGGGAAGCCTTCAAAACAGCACTGGGTCCATAAAAGCCCTGAAGGCTCTGTTTGAGTCAAAGgctgcaacacaaaacaaagtgaagAGCAATTTTAGAGCGGCACACTCCACATCAGCTTACAAGGCAGCACACATACCAGTGATAAATGGTGACACTGAAGAG GTGGTGAATAACATCcggaaagagaggagaaaaactaTCGGGGGTATTGATTTTGAAGAAATTGCAGCCTCTGAATTTG ATGAAAAGAGGAGGTCGATTGGAGACTTCAGAGACAGCTCCTTCATCCACAACAAGGAGAAACTCGGCATCTCAGTGAAAGCAATGTCTGCTCACTATCTGTCAAAGGTGGCACCGCAGGATACAAACCACAGCCTTTTAAAACCG GTGCAAGATCAGCCATCTGAAATGGGGAAAAGTGCAAAACTAAGCAAG ATGCTTAAAGAGTCCCAACAAAGGAGAGATGACCTTCCTCCACCTACTTCAGCTAGACATGAAGCAGGACCAGAAGATGCCTCTGCTGCACATTCCCAACAATCCATGCCAGATCAACTTTCCAAAGAAAAATTATACCAGCAACGACAGAAATGCGAGCTGAGAAGGCTTATGAAACACACTCATCCAGAGCTGAAGATGCTGGATGAAGTTGTGGATGACGAGCTTGCTGAGGTTTTGGGCTCAGAAAGTGGGTTGACAGCTGGTGAAACTGGATATGAGGGAGAGGTCCTCACAAGACGCTTGATATTTGAGAACAAAGTATCTGCTTACACCCCCAAGATGCATATAACAGACAGGAAAGTGGAAAGAGCCAATGTCAGTAAAACATCAGCTGTGTTTGAGGGACAGGAGGAGAAACCTTTACACAGTGAAAGTGTTGAAGGGATGATGATGGGGgaagacaaaacatttacttCTGGTTCATTTTCAAACAGAGAGTTTGagaaagaaattataaaaacagaTGTTCAGGCTACAAGAAGGATATTCGAGAGTCAGTCTGTGAACATGCCCAGAACTAAACCAGATAATAAACTCAAAGGGCAAACTTCTAATTCTGGGGAGGAGATGGGGGCAGTCCAGAAACACAAGCCGGAGTTTAAAAATCCTAGCAAAGAAAATatgcacagtgaaaacaaaagcagcagcactgatgtgACAGAATGGCTTCATAAACAAGTGTCACATGATGGTGGTCAAAGCCCTGACCTGGAGTTTTCTGACAAGGAAGAGGTCTCTACTGTGGTAACCATTGTTGACGATGATCCTGCAAATCTTTCAGGTCCAGAAGGATTTGAGGAAATGTTCAAAACAAGTGCAGACCTTTTCAAAAACAACCCGTTTATCTCCAAAAACATAGAAAGAGAAAACTCCTATGTACTTACATCAGTATCTCAAATCCCAGCAAACCCCAGTGGGACAGATATGGAGTCTCTGATAACTAATGTCAAAAACAGAGCCCATCTGTTTGAATCGATGCCATTTGACAGAATCAGGCATCAGAACAAGGACGAAGTTGAGACGATGGTGGAGAACATCAAGGAAACGTTGAATTGCCTCTATCATGTTAATGCCATTCATTCAGATGGATCAATCATTGAGGTGAATGAGACAATGATAGCTAAAAAGGCTAAATTCACACTATCGGAGAGCGGGCCGATGATAAAGTATGATGAGGTGGCTGAAGGCGGTGCACAAAACTTCTTACTCCAGTTAATACCACGGGCAAACCTGAAACCTCAGATCACTTATTTAAAGGAGGATAGTAAAGGATGTAAAGAGGCCACAGTGGTGAATGTACCGCTGCAGCATCACCAGTTCACTACCAGCCAAGATACACAGTTTAAAACTGCCAACATGGTTCAGCTTGTTGAGGATATGCTCAATCAAGACAACTCTCTGAGAAAAGGTGTGATAATTCAGGAAGATGAGACGAGTTGTGCTGAAGTCATTGTTTACTCCCTCTACAATTATTTTGATGAAGAAGATGTAAAGAGTTACAGTCCTCAGGCGGACGCTGCAGAGAATGATGAaccagaaacagagaaaagtgaTACGAGCAAAGCAGGAAATCAAGGAGTGAGAAAAGGCATCGTTAAATCCACCATTAACTGCCTTACAGAAACATCCCAAGACCAGAGCTGTCCAAGATCAATTACACCTGAACTCACAGTAAAAGGGAACGTGAAACTGTTCAAGAGTTGTATTGAAAAGGGTGATTTGGAGTATTTGAAAACTCTTCAGGCTGTGGAAGAGCAAGAACTAGCCCCTAACCAAACTGTAGCTGGACAAGTCACAGAGCTTCTTCATGAACACAGAGGAGACCAGGCAGAGGAAAGTGCATCAGAATGGGCTCCAGTGGACATAAAGAGACTGAAAAGCATGTTCTCTGGAGatcaaaaacaaacccaaacaaagCAACGCTTTCATAAAAATCATGCCGCTATCTCTCCTGGATTTACAGGTCAAAACGTGGCAATGGTACAGACACCTGCTGAATGCAACATAGGAGTATTCTCCCACGGGCAAGAGAAGAAGACCTTCAGGGAAGAATGTGCCTCCCCACTGGGATCATATACACATCTTGAGACACGGGATAAAGACACCAAGCTCCTCCAAGCTGATTTGGTTGAGGCTGTAGATGAGAATGATGAGATGTCTAACCTCCAAGGTGCTTTACCCAGCCTCCAACAGGCCACAACCCAGACCAAATCTTTATCACcacatgaaaaacagaaattcttTGATCAAGTATCTGGTGAAGAGCCTGTTCTCTCAGTGACAGCGGGTGATGCCCAACACTCAGAATTATCTccagaaaatgaaaaccaaaaagtGGACTCATTCGCTGATGAACCCCCTTTAACCTTCAATGTCCCTTCAAAACATAAATCAAACCACAAATACTCGGCTGTGGTTGGTTCTTTCGAAACAGCACCTGCACAACAACTGGAAGAGGAATGTGTTTTTGAAGGCAAACTCCAAGCAGCTTTGGAATCCTTGGGAAGATCCAACATAAATATCACCAAAGGAGATTTTAGAGCCGCTATGATTTACAGAAACTCTTCCAAACCTCTCAAAGAAAGCTCACAAAATGTGGATATTGCAGCTGTTAAAGAATCCACTGTGGAGGGACCACTGTGCCCTGTGACTGAAGCTAAATCACCTGAAGTACCGCTGAGACAAGAGAAAGAAGACGTGACTGTAATAAATGCAGAGTGTCAAAGCCAAAGTCAAGCCCTCTATAGACCAGCTATCTCAAAGAAAATCAAAGGGCCTGTTGGTCCAAAACCTGCCATCCCACCAAAACCTGagcatctaaaaataaaacaaacaggtaCTCAATCAGCTAACACAAGGAATCCTGAGACAACCCAAACAAATGCTTCGAGacctgaaatgaaaacacaacgGAACAAAGAACCAGTTCTTCAACCACCGGCAAAGAAATCAGCATCCTGTATGGATGGAAATAAGACGGAACCATCCAAAACAAAGAGCAGTGCAGATTTAGAAGCAGGTCATAAAGATGAAGATTTCTCTCAGGACAGTCAAGAAAAATATCAAGTCCAAGGCTTTTACATGACCCTAGAAAGTGATAACACTGACAAGAATACTCTAAATAAACCCGAGGTGAAAAACGCTGAAGCAGAAGAAACAAGGCCCAAGGATTTTTCAGTCAAGGACACTGAGATTGAAACAGACGACAGCCGTGTAGAGTTTCATGAAGCATGTCAGAAATTTGGTGGTAAAAAAGCGTTTGCAGTGAAGAGTGCTCCTGTAAAACCAAAACGAGTAAAAATTGCCCAGCctgacattcacacacatgtggaTCCAAAACCACAGCAAACCCTCACGGGTCAGTCGtccaacaacacaaacacatctgcaCAAAGTGTTGACAGCAAAGATGGGcgtgagaaagaaatgaaacaagaaAGCAAAGTTGAATTGAGGGAAAAGAAAGGACGAACCGAGACAGAGGACGAGTGCCGGCAGCAGCTGTCAGTTCACATTGATGAGATTGTGAAGGGGAACATAACAGCAGCCATGGAAATATTTGACAACTTGCGAAAGCAGGAGGAACTGCAATGCATCCTCAGCCAAGTTGAGGACATTGAACAGGACACAAGTGAGGTTGACGTGAGGTCTCTGAGGAAAGTATTTGAGAACATCCCCGACTGGGTTGTCAGCgaggacaaaaagagagaaaaaaaggtcaaagtggaggacagagaggagaagtCACTGTTGCTGAGCGACAACACTGAAAGCAAATCCTCAATGGCACATGTTTTTGGAGATCTGGAGAGAGCCAGTGAGGAAATCATGAATCTAAAAGAGCAGACCTTAGCCAGACTTAAGGGCATCGAGGAGGCCATCAAAAAGGCTCTTTATTCCGTCTCTACTCTGAAATCGGACTCAGATATAGCTGGTTTATCATGCTTGTTTAAAGAGTCCTTAGGGGCAGTGCAGGAATCTCCATTAACTGGTAATATTAGCAGAAAAAGCATCGGGTCAAGCAGAACGAAGTCACAGCAGGCAGAGAAAAGGCCGACCTCATCAGAAAATGAAGCTCAGTCAGCTGGGCAAAGTGCAGGTGCTGAAGCGGTCTTTGAAAAACAGCAAGCAAGTCCACTATCGTCACCTGCCTTCGCCTCCATCCAGTCAGCAGCTAGGAGGACAACACCAAGCACAATGTGTCCAACATGTCAGCAAAACCAAAATTCAGAGAAAATATTCCGCACAACAATGACCCTGACATCCAACAGCCGTACtcaaaacagaaaaggagacCACAGGAAAGGAGCTCAACACCAGTCCACTTACAACTCGCTTGGAACTGAACAAGAGCTCGGTGTTCTCGAGGTTCACACTGACAGTGAGGGGAACAGTGTTGCAGGCACTAAAACAGGCACAGAGGGCTATGAGCGGACTGATAACGTTGGGAACCAGTTCCACTCCACCAAAACATCCACTGTTGTCATCACTCAGCCAGAAGCTATGACGTCCGCGGGGCAGACACTGGTCCGTCCAACACATCAGGATCGGGTCACAACTCAGCCAGAAGTTCGGCAGCCTATCAATCAGAAACCTTAG
- the LOC137104592 gene encoding LIM domain-containing protein isoform X1, which translates to MDWKSNLRRSQSLRSVSSSCDKPTWTEAGLRDKKASVSQLVSRYQTTLDVSTSTQAASVNNGEAKLAQVLKESTPSVQESKDTYLECLMRRNDEKLQSRAKTNLSRSKSMGSLQNSTGSIKALKALFESKAATQNKVKSNFRAAHSTSAYKAAHIPVINGDTEEVVNNIRKERRKTIGGIDFEEIAASEFDEKRRSIGDFRDSSFIHNKEKLGISVKAMSAHYLSKVAPQDTNHSLLKPVQDQPSEMGKSAKLSKMLKESQQRRDDLPPPTSARHEAGPEDASAAHSQQSMPDQLSKEKLYQQRQKCELRRLMKHTHPELKMLDEVVDDELAEVLGSESGLTAGETGYEGEVLTRRLIFENKVSAYTPKMHITDRKVERANVSKTSAVFEGQEEKPLHSESVEGMMMGEDKTFTSGSFSNREFEKEIIKTDVQATRRIFESQSVNMPRTKPDNKLKGQTSNSGEEMGAVQKHKPEFKNPSKENMHSENKSSSTDVTEWLHKQVSHDGGQSPDLEFSDKEEVSTVVTIVDDDPANLSGPEGFEEMFKTSADLFKNNPFISKNIERENSYVLTSVSQIPANPSGTDMESLITNVKNRAHLFESMPFDRIRHQNKDEVETMVENIKETLNCLYHVNAIHSDGSIIEVNETMIAKKAKFTLSESGPMIKYDEVAEGGAQNFLLQLIPRANLKPQITYLKEDSKGCKEATVVNVPLQHHQFTTSQDTQFKTANMVQLVEDMLNQDNSLRKGVIIQEDETSCAEVIVYSLYNYFDEEDVKSYSPQADAAENDEPETEKSDTSKAGNQGVRKGIVKSTINCLTETSQDQSCPRSITPELTVKGNVKLFKSCIEKGDLEYLKTLQAVEEQELAPNQTVAGQVTELLHEHRGDQAEESASEWAPVDIKRLKSMFSGDQKQTQTKQRFHKNHAAISPGFTGQNVAMVQTPAECNIGVFSHGQEKKTFREECASPLGSYTHLETRDKDTKLLQADLVEAVDENDEMSNLQGALPSLQQATTQTKSLSPHEKQKFFDQVSGEEPVLSVTAGDAQHSELSPENENQKVDSFADEPPLTFNVPSKHKSNHKYSAVVGSFETAPAQQLEEECVFEGKLQAALESLGRSNINITKGDFRAAMIYRNSSKPLKESSQNVDIAAVKESTVEGPLCPVTEAKSPEVPLRQEKEDVTVINAECQSQSQALYRPAISKKIKGPVGPKPAIPPKPEHLKIKQTGTQSANTRNPETTQTNASRPEMKTQRNKEPVLQPPAKKSASCMDGNKTEPSKTKSSADLEAGHKDEDFSQDSQEKYQVQGFYMTLESDNTDKNTLNKPEVKNAEAEETRPKDFSVKDTEIETDDSRVEFHEACQKFGGKKAFAVKSAPVKPKRVKIAQPDIHTHVDPKPQQTLTGQSSNNTNTSAQSVDSKDGREKEMKQESKVELREKKGRTETEDECRQQLSVHIDEIVKGNITAAMEIFDNLRKQEELQCILSQVEDIEQDTSEVDVRSLRKVFENIPDWVVSEDKKREKKVKVEDREEKSLLLSDNTESKSSMAHVFGDLERASEEIMNLKEQTLARLKGIEEAIKKALYSVSTLKSDSDIAGLSCLFKESLGAVQESPLTGNISRKSIGSSRTKSQQAEKRPTSSENEAQSAGQSAGAEAVFEKQQASPLSSPAFASIQSAARRTTPSTMCPTCQQNQNSEKIFRTTMTLTSNSRTQNRKGDHRKGAQHQSTYNSLGTEQELGVLEVHTDSEGNSVAGTKTGTEGYERTDNVGNQFHSTKTSTVVITQPEAMTSAGQTLVRPTHQDRVTTQPEVRQPINQKP; encoded by the exons ATGGACTGGAAGAGTAACCTGCGACGGTCTCAGTCACTGAGGAGCGTCTCCTCATCATGTGACAAGCCTACCTGGACAGAGGCAGGCCTGCGGGATAAGAAAGCATCTGTGTCCCAGTTAGTTTCCAG GTATCAAACTACATTGGACGTGAGCACATCCACTCAAGCTGCTTCAGTAAATAATGGGGAAGCAAAGTTAGCACAAGTGTTAAAGGAG TCAACCCCATCTGTTCAGGAGAGTAAAGACACTTACCTCGAGTGTCTGATGAGGAGAAATGATGAGAAACTGCAGTCTCGAGCCAAAACCAATCTGAGCCGGAGTAAGTCGATGGGAAGCCTTCAAAACAGCACTGGGTCCATAAAAGCCCTGAAGGCTCTGTTTGAGTCAAAGgctgcaacacaaaacaaagtgaagAGCAATTTTAGAGCGGCACACTCCACATCAGCTTACAAGGCAGCACACATACCAGTGATAAATGGTGACACTGAAGAG GTGGTGAATAACATCcggaaagagaggagaaaaactaTCGGGGGTATTGATTTTGAAGAAATTGCAGCCTCTGAATTTG ATGAAAAGAGGAGGTCGATTGGAGACTTCAGAGACAGCTCCTTCATCCACAACAAGGAGAAACTCGGCATCTCAGTGAAAGCAATGTCTGCTCACTATCTGTCAAAGGTGGCACCGCAGGATACAAACCACAGCCTTTTAAAACCG GTGCAAGATCAGCCATCTGAAATGGGGAAAAGTGCAAAACTAAGCAAG ATGCTTAAAGAGTCCCAACAAAGGAGAGATGACCTTCCTCCACCTACTTCAGCTAGACATGAAGCAGGACCAGAAGATGCCTCTGCTGCACATTCCCAACAATCCATGCCAGATCAACTTTCCAAAGAAAAATTATACCAGCAACGACAGAAATGCGAGCTGAGAAGGCTTATGAAACACACTCATCCAGAGCTGAAGATGCTGGATGAAGTTGTGGATGACGAGCTTGCTGAGGTTTTGGGCTCAGAAAGTGGGTTGACAGCTGGTGAAACTGGATATGAGGGAGAGGTCCTCACAAGACGCTTGATATTTGAGAACAAAGTATCTGCTTACACCCCCAAGATGCATATAACAGACAGGAAAGTGGAAAGAGCCAATGTCAGTAAAACATCAGCTGTGTTTGAGGGACAGGAGGAGAAACCTTTACACAGTGAAAGTGTTGAAGGGATGATGATGGGGgaagacaaaacatttacttCTGGTTCATTTTCAAACAGAGAGTTTGagaaagaaattataaaaacagaTGTTCAGGCTACAAGAAGGATATTCGAGAGTCAGTCTGTGAACATGCCCAGAACTAAACCAGATAATAAACTCAAAGGGCAAACTTCTAATTCTGGGGAGGAGATGGGGGCAGTCCAGAAACACAAGCCGGAGTTTAAAAATCCTAGCAAAGAAAATatgcacagtgaaaacaaaagcagcagcactgatgtgACAGAATGGCTTCATAAACAAGTGTCACATGATGGTGGTCAAAGCCCTGACCTGGAGTTTTCTGACAAGGAAGAGGTCTCTACTGTGGTAACCATTGTTGACGATGATCCTGCAAATCTTTCAGGTCCAGAAGGATTTGAGGAAATGTTCAAAACAAGTGCAGACCTTTTCAAAAACAACCCGTTTATCTCCAAAAACATAGAAAGAGAAAACTCCTATGTACTTACATCAGTATCTCAAATCCCAGCAAACCCCAGTGGGACAGATATGGAGTCTCTGATAACTAATGTCAAAAACAGAGCCCATCTGTTTGAATCGATGCCATTTGACAGAATCAGGCATCAGAACAAGGACGAAGTTGAGACGATGGTGGAGAACATCAAGGAAACGTTGAATTGCCTCTATCATGTTAATGCCATTCATTCAGATGGATCAATCATTGAGGTGAATGAGACAATGATAGCTAAAAAGGCTAAATTCACACTATCGGAGAGCGGGCCGATGATAAAGTATGATGAGGTGGCTGAAGGCGGTGCACAAAACTTCTTACTCCAGTTAATACCACGGGCAAACCTGAAACCTCAGATCACTTATTTAAAGGAGGATAGTAAAGGATGTAAAGAGGCCACAGTGGTGAATGTACCGCTGCAGCATCACCAGTTCACTACCAGCCAAGATACACAGTTTAAAACTGCCAACATGGTTCAGCTTGTTGAGGATATGCTCAATCAAGACAACTCTCTGAGAAAAGGTGTGATAATTCAGGAAGATGAGACGAGTTGTGCTGAAGTCATTGTTTACTCCCTCTACAATTATTTTGATGAAGAAGATGTAAAGAGTTACAGTCCTCAGGCGGACGCTGCAGAGAATGATGAaccagaaacagagaaaagtgaTACGAGCAAAGCAGGAAATCAAGGAGTGAGAAAAGGCATCGTTAAATCCACCATTAACTGCCTTACAGAAACATCCCAAGACCAGAGCTGTCCAAGATCAATTACACCTGAACTCACAGTAAAAGGGAACGTGAAACTGTTCAAGAGTTGTATTGAAAAGGGTGATTTGGAGTATTTGAAAACTCTTCAGGCTGTGGAAGAGCAAGAACTAGCCCCTAACCAAACTGTAGCTGGACAAGTCACAGAGCTTCTTCATGAACACAGAGGAGACCAGGCAGAGGAAAGTGCATCAGAATGGGCTCCAGTGGACATAAAGAGACTGAAAAGCATGTTCTCTGGAGatcaaaaacaaacccaaacaaagCAACGCTTTCATAAAAATCATGCCGCTATCTCTCCTGGATTTACAGGTCAAAACGTGGCAATGGTACAGACACCTGCTGAATGCAACATAGGAGTATTCTCCCACGGGCAAGAGAAGAAGACCTTCAGGGAAGAATGTGCCTCCCCACTGGGATCATATACACATCTTGAGACACGGGATAAAGACACCAAGCTCCTCCAAGCTGATTTGGTTGAGGCTGTAGATGAGAATGATGAGATGTCTAACCTCCAAGGTGCTTTACCCAGCCTCCAACAGGCCACAACCCAGACCAAATCTTTATCACcacatgaaaaacagaaattcttTGATCAAGTATCTGGTGAAGAGCCTGTTCTCTCAGTGACAGCGGGTGATGCCCAACACTCAGAATTATCTccagaaaatgaaaaccaaaaagtGGACTCATTCGCTGATGAACCCCCTTTAACCTTCAATGTCCCTTCAAAACATAAATCAAACCACAAATACTCGGCTGTGGTTGGTTCTTTCGAAACAGCACCTGCACAACAACTGGAAGAGGAATGTGTTTTTGAAGGCAAACTCCAAGCAGCTTTGGAATCCTTGGGAAGATCCAACATAAATATCACCAAAGGAGATTTTAGAGCCGCTATGATTTACAGAAACTCTTCCAAACCTCTCAAAGAAAGCTCACAAAATGTGGATATTGCAGCTGTTAAAGAATCCACTGTGGAGGGACCACTGTGCCCTGTGACTGAAGCTAAATCACCTGAAGTACCGCTGAGACAAGAGAAAGAAGACGTGACTGTAATAAATGCAGAGTGTCAAAGCCAAAGTCAAGCCCTCTATAGACCAGCTATCTCAAAGAAAATCAAAGGGCCTGTTGGTCCAAAACCTGCCATCCCACCAAAACCTGagcatctaaaaataaaacaaacaggtaCTCAATCAGCTAACACAAGGAATCCTGAGACAACCCAAACAAATGCTTCGAGacctgaaatgaaaacacaacgGAACAAAGAACCAGTTCTTCAACCACCGGCAAAGAAATCAGCATCCTGTATGGATGGAAATAAGACGGAACCATCCAAAACAAAGAGCAGTGCAGATTTAGAAGCAGGTCATAAAGATGAAGATTTCTCTCAGGACAGTCAAGAAAAATATCAAGTCCAAGGCTTTTACATGACCCTAGAAAGTGATAACACTGACAAGAATACTCTAAATAAACCCGAGGTGAAAAACGCTGAAGCAGAAGAAACAAGGCCCAAGGATTTTTCAGTCAAGGACACTGAGATTGAAACAGACGACAGCCGTGTAGAGTTTCATGAAGCATGTCAGAAATTTGGTGGTAAAAAAGCGTTTGCAGTGAAGAGTGCTCCTGTAAAACCAAAACGAGTAAAAATTGCCCAGCctgacattcacacacatgtggaTCCAAAACCACAGCAAACCCTCACGGGTCAGTCGtccaacaacacaaacacatctgcaCAAAGTGTTGACAGCAAAGATGGGcgtgagaaagaaatgaaacaagaaAGCAAAGTTGAATTGAGGGAAAAGAAAGGACGAACCGAGACAGAGGACGAGTGCCGGCAGCAGCTGTCAGTTCACATTGATGAGATTGTGAAGGGGAACATAACAGCAGCCATGGAAATATTTGACAACTTGCGAAAGCAGGAGGAACTGCAATGCATCCTCAGCCAAGTTGAGGACATTGAACAGGACACAAGTGAGGTTGACGTGAGGTCTCTGAGGAAAGTATTTGAGAACATCCCCGACTGGGTTGTCAGCgaggacaaaaagagagaaaaaaaggtcaaagtggaggacagagaggagaagtCACTGTTGCTGAGCGACAACACTGAAAGCAAATCCTCAATGGCACATGTTTTTGGAGATCTGGAGAGAGCCAGTGAGGAAATCATGAATCTAAAAGAGCAGACCTTAGCCAGACTTAAGGGCATCGAGGAGGCCATCAAAAAGGCTCTTTATTCCGTCTCTACTCTGAAATCGGACTCAGATATAGCTGGTTTATCATGCTTGTTTAAAGAGTCCTTAGGGGCAGTGCAGGAATCTCCATTAACTGGTAATATTAGCAGAAAAAGCATCGGGTCAAGCAGAACGAAGTCACAGCAGGCAGAGAAAAGGCCGACCTCATCAGAAAATGAAGCTCAGTCAGCTGGGCAAAGTGCAGGTGCTGAAGCGGTCTTTGAAAAACAGCAAGCAAGTCCACTATCGTCACCTGCCTTCGCCTCCATCCAGTCAGCAGCTAGGAGGACAACACCAAGCACAATGTGTCCAACATGTCAGCAAAACCAAAATTCAGAGAAAATATTCCGCACAACAATGACCCTGACATCCAACAGCCGTACtcaaaacagaaaaggagacCACAGGAAAGGAGCTCAACACCAGTCCACTTACAACTCGCTTGGAACTGAACAAGAGCTCGGTGTTCTCGAGGTTCACACTGACAGTGAGGGGAACAGTGTTGCAGGCACTAAAACAGGCACAGAGGGCTATGAGCGGACTGATAACGTTGGGAACCAGTTCCACTCCACCAAAACATCCACTGTTGTCATCACTCAGCCAGAAGCTATGACGTCCGCGGGGCAGACACTGGTCCGTCCAACACATCAGGATCGGGTCACAACTCAGCCAGAAGTTCGGCAGCCTATCAATCAGAAACCTTAG